From the genome of Merismopedia glauca CCAP 1448/3:
AGTGATGTTCAAATTTGGAACCAATACTTTCTAACTCAATCCCTGCTACGTCTTCTACAAAAGTAATACAGTGAGGATTTCCCATACTGACACAGGTAACTAACCAAGTTTGACCTGCTACTTCCAAAGGTTGGTTGATTACTTGTGCGTCACCAGAAACTAGATGAGTGGGAATTTCCGTCGCCATGAAGCGGGGTTTTCCCATATCTACCGTCACTTGACCATCTTGTGTCAATTTGGTGGTAATTGTCCCCGCGAGGGTATGGATATTATATGATTCGCGCGCCTTTTCACTTTCCAATTTTGCCAGGAATTTAGCCAGACAACGGATACCGTTACCACACATTTCTGGTTCCGAACCATCGGAGTTGAAGATCCGCATGGTATAGTCATGTCCTGTTTGTCCTGGGAGAGCAAAAATTACCCCATCAGCACCAATACCAAAATGGCGATCGCATAACTTAACCGCTATCTCTGGACTTATGCAAGGTTCGGCTGCTTGGCGATTATCAATTAAAATAAAATCGTTTCCCAAGCCTTGATATTTGCTAAATTCAATATTCATCACTTACTGCCTCCAAGGTCGTTACTAAAGATCGGCGTAATTAATTTGTGTTTAATTGTGCCCCCTTACTGAACTAGATATTAATTATAGGAATCAAGAATGACTGCCTTTGAAACCGGAACTCCCAGCATTAGACAAATTCAAAAATTTATCAAAGAAAAAACGGATGTAGAAGTAAAAATAGTGACTAATGACATCTTATCCGGTCAAATTCGCTGGCAAGATCCAGAATGTATTTGTCTAGCCAGCTATGAAAATAAGCAAATGATTCTCTGGCGTCACGCAATTGTTTACATTCAACCTAGATAGAGACTTCTGCTAGAAGTGGTTGCATAGTTTCCCAAGTTAGTCCAGTTTGAATGTATTCGGGATGGTTAGGTTGGTAAGGTGCTTTGACCCTATCTATCCTCACAATTTCGGCAGAATCAGAAATCAGAGAGATATCTGGATTAAACTCTGTAGCCCGGACTAAAGAACTAGAGAAACCTTTATAAATAGCGATTTGGTCAGTTTCTCCCTCAATTTCGATGGTAACTACCAACAATTCTTGAGGGCGTTTGATTGTGTATTGTTCTAAACGTTGCCCTAGAGAATTAATCATTAGTAGAAAAATAAGGAAAATCGGCTTTCAACGATAAGTATTTTAGATTCTAAATTCGGCGTTGCTGAATCAAGGTATGAACTAGGTTGACACCCCAATTCGGAATAGTGAGAGATCGGGGCGAAAGAAAACCCAATCAACAATCAACAATTCATACTTCAAATCAGCAATGCCCTAAATTCTCTGACACCCATTTTAGTTGAGACTTGGTTGCTGAGGTTGTAGAAGCAGGGTAAAATTTCCCCGTTTCCACAATCCCACTTCTGACTTCTGACTGGTCACTGAGCTTGCCGTAGCGCAGCGTGCCGTAGGCTAGTGCTGACTTCTGACTTCATTGTGGCATAGCCGATCGCCCTTGTTTACCCAATTGGATGATCGCAAAATAGCCTAAAGACAGGGTATAGATAATCAAAGCGAAGATCCCAAAAGTTCCCAAAGCCTCTGGTTTATAGCCACCTAAGAACATTTCCCGAAACTTCCAGGGTGCTTCTAACCAAATTTGACAGTGAGTTTGCTTAAAAGTCAATGTCGAAATTGCACAAGGTACAAAAGGCAAAATTGCCAGGGTTCCAATTACACAATAAATCGTTGTTCCCCAACGCCAAGCCGTCACTGCTAGTTTAAAAGGACTAGGGGGCAGATCGTCAATTTCTTCATTGAGATCGATCCAAAACCACAGGGAGATGGGAATCAAAATCCTGGCAAATAAAGAACAGATATAAGAAATCTGGAGAGAACCAATCATCAGCAAGACTGTAATAGCTAATAGACTAGAAACCTTCCAATAGATGCTCATTAAGTGGCTGACGGCTTCAGTTTTTTGCGCTAAAGACCAAATTAACAGCACCAAGGGGAATATAACCAGAAATAATAAGGCTACCCTGTAGTCTGTCCAAACCAAAGGTCGCAACCACACTTCATTTAACATTGCTTTGTTTAGGCAAAAATATAGCGATTAGTTCCCAATTATTTTAACTGCAAGGGAGTCATCTTACACCTTTATCCTGCTGTTTCCAAATTTGCAATTGTAAGCTGCACAGCAGCGTTGGCAAGTTACCGCCAGTAACCTTGAATCAGAACCACCTATCGCTTTCATCTTGATGGTGAACTCCTCACTGACACCAAACAACCATAACTACTAATAGTAGTTATGGTTGGGAGTAATTATCTAGATTCTAGTGCGCTTGAGCAATTAGTCTTCATAAAGCCTACATTCATCAGCTTCAGGATTATCATCGCAATACTTTTCTAGAGATGTTTTTTGAGGCTGCTTATCTCTTTGGTGAGAGGCTTCAGCTTGTAATTCCTCGACTGCATCCCAAGCGGCGGCGCATTCTTTAGAGGTGTCACCATACGTGCTACAAGCACTATGAGCCTCTTCCAATTCTTCGACAATTTTTTCTTGGATATTACTCATCGCTAAATTATCCCTTTTCTTGATTAAACTAATTTTGAGGTAATCTACCCAAATTTTAAACTGGCAAACTTAGTAGTACCAAGTTAATGCTTGAGGATTCCTACTTTGATCCATAAACATTTGACACTTTAACCTAGATTGCAAATTGTACTTAATCTTTTAAGATTTAACTCAATTTACTTTTGTGTCCATACTAGCTATCTTACTGGAAATTAAAGAGGGTACAGACTAGGATAACCGTATGGCATCAGGTTTCAATTGGTAGGGTTTACCGCTTTGAAATACTTTGAGGTGCAGTCCTTCGATCAAAAAGATTATAGCGTAGGGCTTCCCGTCTAAGAGCTAAAATATATACACCTTTGCCTATGGCCTGCTGCCACACAGTTGACTCGATGGATAGCGTGAAATTGACTACAGAGCAAATTCAATGGGTAAATGCCTTATCGACTCGTGCTTCCTTGGAAGCAGCAGTGACTGAGGTTATATCTCGAACCAAAACTAACTTGGCTGCTGAAGCTGATTGGGGAATTCTATTTATTTCTTCAGCCTTTGCTAGCGAGTATTCTCGATTAATGCCTTTGTTGCAAGAGCAATTACAAGTACCTCACCTGATTGGCTGTAGTGGTGGGGGAATTATTGGGATGAATTTAGCTGGCGAAGTTCAAGAAATTGAAGGAGAATCAGCTTTAAGTTTAACTTTGATGCGGATGCCAAATGCCAAAATTCAAACTTTCCACCTCAACGCTGATGATTTACCAGATTTGGATAGCCCTCCTCAAAAATGGATAGAAGCAGTAGGAGTTTCGCCAGAAGCTAATCCTTTATTTATCTTACTATCAGATCCTGCCTCTTCCAAAATTAATGAACTCTTAGAGGGTTTAGATTTTGCTTATCCTGGGTCGATTAAACTGGGAGGACTAGCTAGTAGCAGTGCGATGGGAAACCGTGCTGGTTTATTTTGCAACTATAAGCAATGTCTGGAAGGCACTGTTGGGGTAGCAATTACAGGAGATTTTACCTGGGAAACGATTGTAGCTCAAGGGTGTCGTCCGATTGGTCCTGTTTATCGCGTAACTCGCGGAGAGCGTAATATTATTTTTGGACTTACGCGCGATCGAGAACAGGTTTCTTCAGGTAGTACTTCAAGTCTACGAGAAAATCCTTTACAAATATTACGAGACTTAGTTGAAGATCTAAGTGAAGGTGATAAGGAATTGGCTCAAAAC
Proteins encoded in this window:
- the dapF gene encoding diaminopimelate epimerase, whose product is MNIEFSKYQGLGNDFILIDNRQAAEPCISPEIAVKLCDRHFGIGADGVIFALPGQTGHDYTMRIFNSDGSEPEMCGNGIRCLAKFLAKLESEKARESYNIHTLAGTITTKLTQDGQVTVDMGKPRFMATEIPTHLVSGDAQVINQPLEVAGQTWLVTCVSMGNPHCITFVEDVAGIELESIGSKFEHHSVFPQRTNTEFIEVVRPDYLKMRVWERGAGITLACGTGACAAVVAGVLTGNCDRTTMVELPGGCLQIEWSASDHKVYMTGPAELVFTGQFG
- a CDS encoding Hfq-related RNA-binding protein, encoding MTAFETGTPSIRQIQKFIKEKTDVEVKIVTNDILSGQIRWQDPECICLASYENKQMILWRHAIVYIQPR
- a CDS encoding DUF7734 family protein → MINSLGQRLEQYTIKRPQELLVVTIEIEGETDQIAIYKGFSSSLVRATEFNPDISLISDSAEIVRIDRVKAPYQPNHPEYIQTGLTWETMQPLLAEVSI
- a CDS encoding DUF3177 family protein — translated: MLNEVWLRPLVWTDYRVALLFLVIFPLVLLIWSLAQKTEAVSHLMSIYWKVSSLLAITVLLMIGSLQISYICSLFARILIPISLWFWIDLNEEIDDLPPSPFKLAVTAWRWGTTIYCVIGTLAILPFVPCAISTLTFKQTHCQIWLEAPWKFREMFLGGYKPEALGTFGIFALIIYTLSLGYFAIIQLGKQGRSAMPQ
- a CDS encoding Calvin cycle protein CP12, translating into MSNIQEKIVEELEEAHSACSTYGDTSKECAAAWDAVEELQAEASHQRDKQPQKTSLEKYCDDNPEADECRLYED
- a CDS encoding FIST signal transduction protein, encoding MDSVKLTTEQIQWVNALSTRASLEAAVTEVISRTKTNLAAEADWGILFISSAFASEYSRLMPLLQEQLQVPHLIGCSGGGIIGMNLAGEVQEIEGESALSLTLMRMPNAKIQTFHLNADDLPDLDSPPQKWIEAVGVSPEANPLFILLSDPASSKINELLEGLDFAYPGSIKLGGLASSSAMGNRAGLFCNYKQCLEGTVGVAITGDFTWETIVAQGCRPIGPVYRVTRGERNIIFGLTRDREQVSSGSTSSLRENPLQILRDLVEDLSEGDKELAQNSLFVGIARNEFKQYLSQGDFLIRNLLGIEPKTGAIAIGNRVRAGQRIQFHLRDAQTSAEDLELLLEECVSDSNNSNNPALGAFMFSCLGRGKGLYGEPDFDARLFQRYFPNIAVSGFFCNGEIGPVGGGTFLHGYTSVFGICHQGDEK